ACAGGTTTTGGTGGATCCTGATTCACCTAGCCCAAGTAACCCCACTTTTAGGGAGTACCTTCATTGGTGAGTAACTCAATTACATAACCTTATGCTTATAATTGGTCCAAGTTACACAAATACTATGTTTTAGGTGCAAGCGAAAAGCACccttaaataatatattactaACAATCTTCTTTCAATAAACTTTAGGATGGTGACTGACATTCCAGCAACTACTGAGGTCAGTTTCGGTATGTATATTCTATCCATCCATTTGTTAAGTGTTACGTCAAATAATATACACTTTCTGTCTATTTATAAGTACATTTGGAGAAAAATTGttcataatattaattaagGGCTAATTGGATAAAAATGGAGAGTTGAAAACGTGactattcttgaaaaaaaatttgagtttgatttttcgAAGTTATTTATTTGAGAAGTAATCTAACcctaaacaaaaaaatagatcTTACACTACCGACTCAAAGAGCTTAAGCCATCAGAATGACATGAGATGACTATTGGAGAGTCAAAGATCTTAATTACAGTAGATAAGAAGAACAAAGAGAGTTatgtaaacaatatttttataataaagaaaaagaaatgtgGGCTAATCATTTGCAtataagttaaaaatatttcacTCGAAAGCCCTTTTCATATGCTCCAATATTCTACAAGGGTTTTATATCATAAGATAAGATAAAGTTAAATAGATGATATGGTTGACATATCCTTTGTAGACCCATTGAATGTGAAACACTAATATCATTTTGAAGACGGTTTGTCGTGAAATTTTgctttgtgtgtgtgtttttttttttttttttaaggaggCTTGTCATGAAGCTTAAAGACAAATTATGTTCAAAAGATCTAAATGTGAACGTTTATTAGTACAATCGTTCATTTGCAAAGTTACATTTTGCACCCTAGCTAATTTTATGTTTGATTGATTTTGCACATAGGTAATGAGGTTGTAAGCTATGAAAGGCCACGACCCACTTCTGGGATCCATCGTTTTGTGTTTGTATTATTTCGTCAACAGTGTAGACAAAGGGTTTATGCTCCAGGATGGAGACAAAATTTCAATACAAGAGAATTTGCTGAACTCTACAATCTTGGAGCACCTGTTGCTGCTGTATTCTTCAACTGTCAGAGGGAGAGTGGCTCTGGTGGAAGAACCTTTAGATAATTACATGAGTGAACTATATGAAAATTAAGATTAAAGTGGAAGCTTATAGTTCTGGTCTTAGTATCACAGTCAGTTTGACAAAATCCCTGTGAGTTTATAAAATCTACATTTAATAGTTTCTACAAAATTGTGGTGTTACCATAATTTTGTCGAATATATACTTGGTTGGTTAGTTAATAGCAACTAAATAGTGCAACCCAAAATAAAGGTTATTTATATACACATTATACACACGCCAAATACACATACACAATTGTAACGGAAAAAAACACCATTTATACAATGTGTGTCGTTTTATGTTTGTGTATGTATATCTATTGtatgtattgtattgtattgtattgtatgtatATCATCAATAAAGAGCTCCCCACTACCCATTGCTATATATTACTGATGTGTGCAAAACGACATCTACTACAGTCTACAAACTcagtttatgtattttgtttaaattaaaaaataaaataaccacGTCGATAAGATTCAAATGATTAATAAAATCCGCTAAAATAAATTGCTCAAGAAAAGTCAAGTTCATTtctagaataattttttatccaagTTTACCTATCTCTTGTGGAGACAAATTTTGAATGATCAGACCCACTTCGAGTCAGATGTTTTTGGttaagtagtttagtgactagaaatttcatccttaaagtaaataagtggaTGACCAGATTCGAACCTCAacctctacatatataatgcaatatgtCTGTCAACTGACCCACTTCGAGTCAGATGCTTAatacaaacaaaataataaaataaaataaaataaaaacatgggACAAACCCTCAATGAAAATATCTTCATTGCTTTTTGGTACATAGTGGTTGCTGTCCCCTACAAAATCAATCATCTCTCATACTCACAACATCGCAAATCAGAAACAGATCCAATTTATACTTCATATCAGAAACAGATCAAATAATTTGTACGTTTCCCCAAATCAGAAACCACAAAGTGAGTTGAGAAACTTCATACACGAATCAAAAACCCTAACAAATCAGTGATTACCTCAAAGTGATGGCGGTGGCGGATCTGGCGGATGCAACGTCGACGATGGTGGAGAACTCTGTAACGTTGAAAATCCGATAGTGATGGCGGTGGATGATATGGTGGGTTTTATAGTATGAAGTTACTGTTTTAACCCGTTTGATGAACAATAGTTAAAATTGCCATGCTCATTTTCTAAcggaaaattaaatataaatctcTTCTCTTATATAGTCGTAAGTAGTGtccttttgaatttttctttttgaagagCTTTtcaaattatgaaatatttcTAAATTGGTTTAACATTTCTCTTGCAGTGCAACTACATATCAGTTTTGGTTAGttcattcaaattttattaatttggattatataaaaaaaaatattattaatttgagAGTTTAGATTAGATAAGCCCATGTTATTCATATTTATGTTGTATTTATAGTTTCTTTTTGTATAGGACTtaggtttttttaaaaataaattataagcttGTATGAGACTTAGGTAATTTGGTTTAAATTTTTCATCTAAGGAAGCTAACTCCATTAACCATACAACACAAGACAGTTATAATGGCTTACCCAATGTAATTCTCACATTATGAGCATATATTATACAAAATTTACAGGGTAATTTCACTATTTTTTAGGTAGTTCAGGCAGGGGCGGAGCCCttcatgggctggacagggccatggcccgccccagaatttttaatttttttttcataggtataCTATTTAGCAGCGGTTATAAACCCCCGCTAAATAGTTTATGtagtttgttatattttgttttgcgggggtttcaaaccaTAAAATCCAGTATTCTTTAACAGGTTTGCattttgcgggggtttcaaacccccGCAATTGTTACGTCCCAgaattcaaatgattcaaatatactttataatttatttttttaagcatcccttctaatgttttattgtttaataatttatagatgtcttaaaatgtgtaatttttttgtcgaaatatttaagtatatttttttggagaaaaaagtactcaaatttttatttaaaatagagtttgtgcataaaaattcatgtttgatcaatcttttattaaagaaatttaaatttttgttagagagatgcatataatattataaacataaatacaaaaactaattaaaaagtatgaagtttacacatttgatataaaatatatttcataatatatttttaaaatttatttaataaacatgttaatgatccaccttttgactatttttgagatatccatactgaagggatttaagaggagtttttcatgaatttaatcctcttagcggaacaatcccgatgaacggatctttgaagtagaaactgtttctgatcacgagcaaagcaaagaagcgatgcatctactcagtccacacgaacagaacttctccgatgaccggtgccagccaattccaccagagattcagagagaatagggtttagagagcggcggctaggtttcattttgtgaattaggttaagctttttaaacttcatcacaagggttctatttatagaaccacttgtgtggtcatcaagccaagcactgcaccgtaccttacggtggaccgcatttctgtattttcataaattaaataataagtcatacttaattatttaattactaataagtcctacttattattttataaataagttttacttatttatttctctcatctatctgtcctttgtgtgtgaccctataggttctcgtaacgttggcaataatattaaatcacatatttaatattataaacagtgagcggtatctagcaacacatcactgctacccaagtgacgagaatgtcatgtgatctaaCGAAACCTTTtcgtgataacgatcgtgtgtataattacccctttgcccttatatctatattgaacacaaggcatagatcgtgtcacccttgtatggttcaatattttatttcttgatcccagaatatactgagcaacgaataagctcaatatctcatattgacttagttcggtgtggccacgcattttatcagtcatattccatcaagaggcctacagatattgctcctgttatgtaggaggggcaaattccatctaggtcactcatgtccctcagcatgatttgtggagtacccatcaaccgactttatagtcatcctgttacggacaatgtttgaacggcaactaagcactctactccacatctagggtccatagtggtttcaggtcgaagggtggtatacactgtaacgacccaattttcaaattaataatttttatgtgttaaagtattttattaacgtagaaatttaattaagttaataactagagttatttatcgagtactttagttattaagcgagtagtgtgagttatcgtgttattgggccaagccaattgggcttgaggcccaatgggccttatgTGTGTGaggtggcgccatatggccatgagggggagaagagaacatttcatttctcatagttttgtgttcttgagagagagttggagagagaagagagctcaagagctagggcaaaggaaagtgaggagaatcaagatcaaatcttcgagttttcttcgaatccaggtatgagagtaggttccatagTCGTGGGTGattcgaggaaggggagaatgtcgatttctccttacccgaacttcctccaccccattttcgttttagattggaatggattttcttgatggaaatcgttcctaagtttcttaatatgtttaacatgcttgtaacatgattaatgaacggaaataatggttaaaacgagttttctaatggattaaactcaagaactttgtgttcttgagagttttgatgaaaaagtgtcaatctttactttttcgatgtttatgacgtagatctgagaaatgaactgtccttttgtgtttatctatgtttgttaagcttgaatacaaactcttttgggatttataacatgaaaaatgggatttttgggcgtttttgtgtagaaaacgcatgtttttccgcctcaggcgcaataatttccgcctgaaacggaagagcagtgagcagccaacctttcagatttttctgcgcctcaaacgtaaatttttgcgcctcaggcgtaaacttccgcctcaaacgtaaaaatttccgccccaggcggaaatactgcagattgcaccagtttttcatctgctatcttcctttgcatgtattttctaTCAGTggcttattcttacatgattgttgatgattgttgatgcttgttgatgcttgttgatgctcataatgattgttaatcatgtatgatgtgtaaatgacgaatattaaggttttgttaaatcttaatgatgaa
This genomic interval from Trifolium pratense cultivar HEN17-A07 linkage group LG6, ARS_RC_1.1, whole genome shotgun sequence contains the following:
- the LOC123892450 gene encoding protein FLOWERING LOCUS T-like isoform X1, whose amino-acid sequence is MAGSSRNPLAVGRVIGDVIDPFETSVPLRVTYGNREVNNGCELKPSHVANQPRVSVGGNDLRNIYTLVLVDPDSPSPSNPTFREYLHWMVTDIPATTEVSFGNEVVSYERPRPTSGIHRFVFVLFRQQCRQRVYAPGWRQNFNTREFAELYNLGAPVAAVFFNCQRESGSGGRTFR
- the LOC123892450 gene encoding protein FLOWERING LOCUS T-like isoform X2 is translated as MAGSSRNPLAVGRVIGDVIDPFETSVPLRVTYGNREVNNGCELKPSHVANQPRVLVDPDSPSPSNPTFREYLHWMVTDIPATTEVSFGNEVVSYERPRPTSGIHRFVFVLFRQQCRQRVYAPGWRQNFNTREFAELYNLGAPVAAVFFNCQRESGSGGRTFR